AGAGAGATCATACTTGCTTTTGATAACTATATGTATGGCAAAGTGTTACCTTTTCCTGAGGAAATCTCCACAGCCATTTCATAATTAAAGTTTTGTTACCCAGCCCTCCAAACTCCTTCCCTACTAACAAGCTTCCATACCAAATGATGTTTTCAAGAGACAAGCAAAGTTAGATAGGTTGCTGATATATGAATATGTTACTTTATGAGATTTAGTATAAGCACAATCTAATTTAATTTCACTAGTGTAATTCATCTGAGTGGTCAGATATCAGATAATGGAATATGTAGTGGATATGATCTTGTTCCTCACTTTCCCCCTTTTTTCTTAAAGAGGGCCTAATActaactaaaataattatttgtgCTTGCTTGCCTTTATTTTCCGtgctatattttttttcattacccTTTTCCATCATTGAAATTAATGTATTTTACTTTAATCATTTTATTTATAATCTAAATAGTTGTTCAAACTTATACAGGTTGGAATTCTCCTGCGAGCAATGGGTTATCCTCCTAAAACCATAGTATATCTTGCTGGTTCTGAAATTTTTGGAGGTCAAAGGGTTCTGATTCCTCTGCGTGCCATGTTCGCTAACTTAGTAGATCGCACTTCTTTGTGTACAAAAACAGAGTTGTCGGATTTGGTTGGACCAGAAACGCCTCTTCCACTTGACCACTTTCAATCACCTCCAGCCAAAAAAAGTGAGGAACaaaaagaagaatggaaaaaagCTGGTCCAAGGCCTCGTCCTCTTCCTCCCCCACCAGATAGACCTATCTATCGACATGAAAAGGAAGGTTGGTATGGTTGGATTACTGAGACTGAAAGAGAACCTGACCCTTCACTGGTGGATCTAAGAATGCAAGCACATCGACTTCTTTGGGATGCTCTTGATTATATTGTTTCAGTGGAAGCAGATGCCTTCTTTCCTGGTTTTAACAATGATGCTAGTGGATGGCCAGATTTTTCTAGCTTGGTTATGGGACATAGACTTTATGAGGTTGCTTCTTCCCGAACATATCGACCAGACAGGTTAGAGAAGCATGaaactttttctttattttattgttacTCAGTTTTGGAAAACAATACAACAAAACAAATGAAAATAGGAACTTCATTTCAGAATTGACATGTAAATGACGTAATAATTAAATGGAAATCACCATGTTTGTCACTTTCTGACAGCACAATTTTAATTAGAGTTAATTTCACATTTGACTTTGTCCTTTCCAACATTTGCTCCtgaattttaatatatatttaccCTAATAAATGTCATGGTGCAAATTTTGGCTTCATTCGTTGTTTGTAAAAAATTGGATGGAAAACACTTAATGTGATATTACATCATCAACCATTAATGGTTGAATGATATTGTAGTCAAAATAAATccccaaaaaaaattataaatttcatGGTTGTTGGGCTCTCAATTTTTGTAGCTTCACAGGGGATATGACTATGAAATGGCACTAACTTTGAATGACTTTATACTGAAATTTGCATATATGTAGTAGGGCGATTAATTTAGCTTATAAGCTTTTAACTTTTAATCACATGACGGCTCTTGTTTTCTGTCAAAATTATTTGGATGAAGGATGAACAATGACATTAGGAGTGAATCTACAAAATTATCATTTTTCAGAGTTGTCAAACATCTAAATTTCGAAAGTTAGATGCTAAAGATGACTTGAACCGTTTTGGCTATCGCATTCACATAAAGTTGGTTGTTTGTCTAATTTTATAAGCAATTTGATATTCAAGTATTATTCAACTTGTTGAAAATGTTAATTTATTATCGTTTCTGTGCTTTAACTCTATCTTTTGTATGGTCATTTTGGATTAGAACCATTGTCTTTAACTCTATCTTTTGGGGGACCTTATTTTTAGTTATTAATTTAGTGTATAAACAATACTATATTTCCATCTGGAAAAGATGAAAAgagtaagaatttttttttttggaacctGTTGTTATTTATTTGATTCTAATACTTGTTTGTTTAAACAGGAAAATTCTTGCAGAACTTTTGAATGTTACTCGTGACAATTTGTACCATCCAAAGCacaattggacactcgtagtgcAGGAACACTTAAACAAAAGCTTGGGTGAGGAAGGCCTTATTAGGCAGTCCCTATTGTCGAAATCGGCCTCGTTCATTTCACATCCACTTCCCGAATGCTCTTGCAGAATAGCTTCTGCAGAGACTTCAAATATTGTTAGAGGCGAGGATGGCCGGGttttatatgatggtgaagaAGAGTGCCCAAAATGGATGCAACATGATGAAGATATTGTTTCAGAATCACTtgcagaagaagaagagaaaactgatgaagatgaattgccagAATATGAAAGCAATCTGGTTGAACAACCTGAATCAAATAGCTCTGGCAATACTAACACATCTCTATTATTTGATCAGGATGAAGAAATGGATCCAAACGACTAGAATTGGATTTCCAAAATgattttcttcttgttcttttgcTGTATATGTCAGTCTCCAGCAATTTCTTCTTGAATGGTAAGTTTTTGAATCGGAGGGTATAATGGCAAAGTATATATCCTTAATACGTGATTTCTACAACTTATTTTTTGAGTTTGTTATCATATCCATTCTTTGAGTAGATTCCGGCCCTTCTCTGGCCACAAATGGAGAAAATATTTTCATACCATTCATTTAGCAGACTTTTGATGCTTGAGGATAGAAGAATCAGGAGCAAAATTTGATCATTATGTTGATTATAGGTCAAGTttatatatacatgattttgGATCAACTGGCGTTGTAATTTTGAATAGGCTACTAATGACTACACCTTAAATGCTTCAATGAAGGAATTGCATTTTTTGAGAATGATGTTAATTTATTTTTCAGGGGGGTCAAATTTTGACTAGAAACTTAATTTGTTGTGTATTAATTAACAGAGTTAGTTTGGCATAGCTTTCCTTTCGGGGCAACATTggtttattaaataaatttaagtaCTTTTATTTTCCATACATGATTGTAATCATGtcatgttttatttatttgtattggtTTAATATTGTTCTAATTTGATTATTAAGTTGGCATTTTGTGCCAATTGCTTTTGAAATATTTTTACTAGTCAGTTTAGACAATGGattatgaattaatttttttttttaccgaAAAAAGGAAATTATATTGCACTGAAACAAAAATTACATCAACAAGTTCTGAAACAGAGCAAAAAACATCACCAGTTCACAACTTCCTAACAAACTCAGCAAGAGCTCTATTCTTGTCCAGAAAATTTTGACTCAAACAACCAAGAAATCTAGCTTTCAAACTCAATTTAATCATACTATCTAAACGATGAGGAGAGAAGGAACAATGAGCAAAAAAATAGGCATTTCTATTACACCATATACCATAGACAGCAGCTGCCAAGGAGGCTACAGCAATGCGATGCATGATATTTTTGGGCTTCCCTTCTAACCACTTCTTCCATTCAACAAATTGCTTGGGTCAAATGCCAGAACCTAGCTAAATTTTAGTTAGCTCCCAAACTTGATGAGAGAAGCTATAATCAAAAAACAAATGCTGATGAGATTCCTCAACTCTCTCACAAACCGGACAAAGACTAGAGACCACTGAAATCTGGCACTTAATCAAATTATCTCTAGTCAGCAAATGGCCAAGAACCGACTGCCAAAGAATGAAACGATGCTTAGGGACTGTAAGTCTACACCACATTGCCTTTGCAAAAGCAATTGGATCTCTCTGAAGCCAATTAAGATATAGAGACTTCAAGTTCAACTTACCATGCACAGCCGAGTTCACTAGATTCACTTCAGAAAACACCTCTCTCAAATAGCATAATTTACGCCAATACCAACTAACATCAGATTTCAGATGATAAGTCCAAAAAGATTGACCTTTAAGATATATTGCATCAATCCACTTCACCCACAGCACATCCTGCTTAGAAGACAAAGCCCAAATAAACTTGGCCAATAACACTTTGTTCCAATTAGAGCCCTCTTTGAAACCCAAACCACCTAAAGTTTTAGGAAGACAAACTTCAGACCAAGAGGAATAATGGAATTTACTGCGATTGGCGTTGGATCCCCATAAAAAATTACGACATAACCTATCAATTTCTTGAATGACACTGAGAGGAAGCATAAAAATATTCATCCAATAGTTACGAATGCCCAGTAAAACCAAGAAAATCAACTGAGTTCTCCCTGCAAAAGATAAGTGTCTACTCGCCCAAATATGGAGTCTAGCATGAATCTTCTTGATAATCTCACCACAATCAGCTACTTGCCATCTCGTAGGTTTCAGGGAAACCCCCCAAATACTTTAAGGGAAAAGACCCTTCATTTATTACAATAGGTCTCAGAATATTTTCCTTCATATCAGCTGCCACACCCCCAAAAAATATGTGAGATTTTTTCAGGTTAGCAGACAGCCCTGAACTCTGGCTAAATCTCAAAAAACCATCAATTAAAATTTGAACTGATCTAAAGTTCCCCTTTGTTGACccaggatttggccaactgacacggagtcagaatatgcttgatatgaatgaatgtgtagagagaaacgtaatgacaaaaagtaataacaacacgatatttttatagtggttcggccccaggatctggtaataacctacgtccacttagactgttattgatatgagaaccaaaagagtgatcaaagaacaagggttcaatgagtttcactaacctctcaagaacaatacaatatcactaggagaattactatagtctcaaatgattcaaaagccaaaagcccttccttgagctatctttttctatttataggctcaaggaggattacataagattgttacagatattctttcctgaataatcggatactcaggagattgtgtgagttaaattcggaatttacaaagatcttctcattaatgttgctttgtatgcggaactatcgaccataCTGGTtgcaggtaagactaggctgcttactgcttcaaatgcgtcttctggtcgatactctagcagagcctttccaggtgtcagccacgtgtccagggatcacttgccacgtcatcaatgataattttttggataacatttgccccccaagtttatttatcacgagcaataaataaacttttgaacgaacgactcttcggtaaccccgccttacgtgtcagaacccttcgtgtgttcttggaaaaagtaacctacttccgtctaatcacgtcttttcggttccccagaaataatTTGACGggcattccgcttccccatacttcgaaaaagggaaactgatgattacacatttttaatgccacagacaaacttatataataccttcgaaatattccttttctttttacgcacgccattgtcttcacaagaaaccctaaaaaccagagctttaatcgtCCCCGAAGACCGTTTCTTCTGTatttccaagactcagaccgagagttccctgatctccgaagactctttttccatctccacgatcattttcttggtaagttttcgaattcttatgcttcaaattttcgtggtgcatgctcctgtatgttgatcgtttgagtttatctgtttctggttcgagatgcttgtgagtagaatgttttgtaggcaaaaaagggttacgagttagtttaatagtcaggatcgtacttttaggacgtaagatcgaatttacttcgatctttaggctagttggaaaataggtttttcccgccctaaggggagttgaaaaagctttcttgaaaaaactttttgctttcaccctttgatccgtctttcaaactgttcgtatggaatacttagctttttgttagaatgctgttgtataaaagcttggctttttatactcgtccagcgctattctaaaaagcctttaaaaattctttatcctcacctccccattcttctgtttgcagacattgatgccaaatttgtggggaggtgaacgacccatcgacgatgatcttctcgctcagctgctcgagggcgaagaacaaccggccgaccgagtccacgagattcccttctcacgatcctctacTAGAccccgtccttctcctcctcaaatggcccgttccaaatccgtaggcaagaaaagacctgagtttgaaaatagtccaaaccttcctacccagcctgattcgcaggctagggccccctcgaccagtggtcgagaaaatcttgctcctgaccctaatatccaaaccaggGCCCGCCCTctccatcagaatctgcctgatgtcgagtggtatacttccccgaccagctcagtgaccattcggatggttgctaactacttcaggaaatactctcttacaggggtttccattacaattcgtgccgcagaccaaagggctaacctccctgggggcatatacagtgcctggtctcggtatcacttagAGGCGGGGGCTCACcttcctctacatcctttttatgagggggtggccaattatttcggtgtcgcccccttccaaattactccaaacggatatagaatgctggccgcactctatatcctgtataaactcaagaaatggccagaacctacccctcatgaggtcaactatctttttgaccttaaatccaacccgcaacaatatggaacgggtttcttccacttctgtcaccaggagaccaaccggacgttcctgagtgacaccacgcatatatcgaacgtggggcagtacagtaaggagtacttccttacaccagacataaccagcaacaacctggccttcgctcgaggaggtaagtgcttgcctttgactggtcgatacttttaatcaaggtgtctcttttcatttttctcaaactgtaatatgtctttcaggcccatggttacgtccaaccccaacaccagacatggtgttgaggtccaatagactggccaggatgacagacgcagaaaaaagcgtcaagtccctggttaccgatgaaaacttgatgctgtctggcctcctggctcctcgccatgaaacaagagggtccgtggtagacgatgccactgccaagggggttcctgagcagcaacctcctgcgtctcctccttggaggaggccaacgggggttacagtcagggagcccacgggcaatccttccgcagaaaggccttctgctccccaaggcaaggggaaacaaaaggccaaagagccagttgtggacttgggggaatcttctgatgagaacggtaaaattattttgcttttaagtaacttgccaattccctgtcatttgtttgacggggagggcaactttacatatactccaaatttagggccagagttcttcatgccagataatgaatgtgtgactaatagagtcaatagtataccgaccagtaattgtagctcgggtattcactttgtgacctcttttctgttgtataaagaattttcatctgcttttatctttaccctttTGCATGCTTTTTCTTGTGTGTAGATATGGCCGCTCCCAACATCTTCGATCTATACAatgctgaggaggaagaagaagttcctcagctccgaaGGAATTCGTCGCGGAGACAAACTGGCGAAACAAGCCAGAGACCGGCCAAGAAAAGTCGAACAGAGGACCCTCCCAGGGACGTGCCAGCTGGGCAAACTTCCATTCATCCTCCGGCCCCTGCCGAGAAAGAGACTCCTCCCGTTCCAAAGATCCCTCCTCCGGCTCCAAAGAAccctcctccggctgcgcccagcagggaacaagacaggcgggaagagacccttggggccaaactctcgagccgtgctGTACGAGTAGCAAAAGACCGCATTGCGTTCATCGGGAAAAAtgaccgcgtcaaggatgcaatggttgaggcagaaaacatgacggtcgacctgatcctgaacaggaccttgaacgaaatagccagcgtaagtacttctttaatccttttggccttagtcttttagtctttgccgCAGGTTCTAACTCTTATCCTCTGTCTTCAGGCTTTGCTGTCCGCAACCACTGCTcgcacccgcacccaagccaccatcgagcaagctagggcaaaggccattgaagggtaccaagtgaaggcagccgaggagctttcggttgcagaggccaggcacgccaaggagttggaggcgatggttcaacagagggacgctgcggtgacaaagttgtcggaggctgaagctgtAAAGGAAGCTGCGATAAAGTCGAGGCAGGACTATCAAGATGCCAGTCGCACCCACCTTCGCGAAATCATaagattggaagaggtgcttaagcccaaggacgaggccatcgccactctTGAAGGAAAAGTAAAGCAGCtagagctcgacaactccaaaaatctggaaaggtataagaggacgacgctccgatgtttctacaacttttggaaacacaatcagggagccgacttcagctatctttcagaggatgtcagggctgccgagctggctcgctgcattgcccaactggctgaagaggaggcaagagcgaggatccctgcttccccaagcctggctggtgctgaagaagaagaaggggttgTTGAGGATGTTGTCAACCAGAATGCCGCTaatgaccctccggccccaaatgcctcttgagcttttccattattttttctttctttttgattacacgacccacgggtcgtgatgtaaagacaatatttttattttaaactttgttgcacgggcagtaaatctttttcttttacttgaacaattacatccaagcagtgatgtttgcggtgtaaaagattgcatgatgctataatattttcatttattataacatttgttcgtatgaccgaacttagcatagtactttggcatgatttaacaaaatataaattttgaaaaatactctaagtaccttagcatgctttcactcattttgttcatgtgtttacatacctcatggtatgctttgctatcgatgtgccttatatgccccccaagtgatcgaggagctttaggtccttggtcacttgccttgaccatgacctgttcgaacattcctgttcgggtgaaaaataatacttgtaatacagcaaaacaacacacgtaatgaacaaatacttgtaaatataaattcacaaaggttggcaagaatgactggctgtgcacagtcccttataatctcgtattaaaaatgaactaaacatgtctttacgagtgatcctgaaatagaatcttacatatacgagcgattagccatatagcgtggctaaccctctttgctaaacttgtaaaaagaaagaattaatacaagccagtcctttaaaaaggactgttcactgataatacttgcgcaggtgttctccgttccaataacgcggaacgagatctccgtttaagcgtgcaagtttgtaggtgcccggatgaaggacttcttcaatctggtaaggtccttcccaattaggtccgagcactccagcagtagggtcgcgggtatttaagaaaactcgtcgtagcactaagtcttcgacgttgaattttctttctttaactttggagttaaagtaccgggcgactttttgttggtatgcagcaactcagagttgggccttctcctgtatctcgtcaatcgagtctagggattccatcattagttggctgttctggtcctggtcgtacgttagacgtcgatgtgaggggggatctaattcgacaggcaacattgcctcatatccataggctagggaaaatggggtatgtcctgtcactgttcggtgagacgttctatacgaccagaggacttcaggcaattgctctggccacgctcccttagcttcttcaagcctcttcttcaaggtgtctttaagggttttattcacggcttcgacttgcccattcgcctgggggtgtgcaactgaagaaaagcttttaatgactccatgtctttcgcagaaatcggtgaataagtcgctgtcaaactgggttccgttgtctgaaattatctttctaggcaaaccatTTCGACAGACAATGTTAatgataacaaagtcaaggactttcttggtcgtgatggtagcgagcggttcagcttcggcccatttggtgaagtaatcgactgctacgactgcgtactttactccgcctttccttgtaggtagggatccaatcaaatctatcccccatactgcaaaaggccacggactttgcatctgttttaattcgtttggagctgctcgtggaatcttggagaatctttgacatttatcgcatcttcgtacaaactccatcgaatcctcgttcatagttggccagaagtagccttgccttaggatcttctttgccaaactctgccccccagcgtgatccccacaaaagccttcatgcacctctttcatgagttccttagctttttctggtgtaacgcatctgagtagtggcaaggaatatcctcttcggtacataacaccatcaaccagtatgtacctagcagctcgcctttgtagagttctggctttgtttctatctgttggcagcgtaccatttgtcagatactccaaataaggtgccatccatgtatcttccatctgaatctccatactggacttgaccgcttgtatgcttggtttACTCAGTCTCtctactggcacgatgttcaaagtgtcatcatccttcgcgctcgcgagtttggctaaggcatctgcgtttgaattctaatCTCGCGGGATttgttggagggtgtacttcgtgaactgggccagcaggtcttttgttttatttaagtaggccgccattttcaagcctcgcgcttgatattctcctaggacttgattcaccaccagctgtgaatcactgtagatatcaagcgtttttatgctcatatcctttgccatcctcaatccagcgaggagtgcttcgtattctgcttcattatttgacgcggtgaagtcgaacctgatggcgcagtgaaatcgatgcccttccggcgttatcaatatcactcccgctccagcgtgggcttcattggaggacccatccgtgaataacttccacgaaagagctttgtcttgaggctcaggcgcttcaggctgttcgcactgctcgctgtctgggagttcggtgaactctgcaataaggtcggccaagacttgtcccttgactgctgctcacggtgaataggttatatcgaactgccccagttcaactgcccattttaataatcgtccagccgcttctggtttttggaggacttgccgaaggggctggtcagttagaactgtaataggatgggcttgaaagtaggggcgtagcttcgtagaggccaggattaagcaatatgctaacctctcgattggtggatatctcaattctgccccgatcagccttttgctgacatagtagactgccttttgtacgccttcctcctctcacactagtaccgcgctagcagcaacttcagtaattgccaggtaaataaacaaagtttctccttcaattggctttgataagatgggaggctgtgccatatgggctttcaaggcctggaatgcttgctcgcagtctcctgtccattcaaacttcttatttcctttaagtagattgaaaaaagggacacacttgtctgttgatttcgaaatgaatctacttagggctgcgattcttccggttagactttgtacatctttgatcctttctggcgatttcatgtcgatcagggcttttatcttattggggttggcctcgattcctcttgaatttacaatgaaccccaaaaacttccctgatccaactccgaaggaacatttgaggggatttaacttcatctggtatttgttcaatacactaaagcactcttgtaaatccctcacatgtccttctgccttcttagactttaccagcatgtcgtccatgtatacctccatgtttactccgattagctccttaaacatgtggttgactagccgttggtaagtcgcacctgcgtttttcagtccgaagggcattactttgtaacagtatacgcccgtatcggtccgaaagctggtgtgatcctcgtcaggggggtgcatgctaatctggttgtagcctgaatatgcatccatgaacgagaggatctcgtgccctgcagttgcatcgaccagctggtcgattcttgggagcgggaagcagtctttagggcaggctttattaaggtccgtaaaatccacgcaggtccgccatttgtcgttaggcttgggaaccagcactggatttgagacccacgatggataaaatgccaccctaatgaacccattctcctttagtctttcgacttcttcttttaaggctcttgatctatctttatcgagcagccttctcttttgttgcacgggtggaaaggtcttgtctatattcaggacatggctgataactgcgggatctatcccagccatgtctttatgtgaccaggcgaaaacctcctggttctttcgcaaaaattctaccagtgcgttcttcgtggtaggctctaagtttttcccaacctttacgactctggtcgggtcttctttgtcgagttggacctcctccaggtcctcgacgggtccaacattttcttcaaaatccccaaagcgaggatccaaatcactatcctcactttgggaaacatcCTATTtagtgacttcatcaccggattgggcttgtgtatcaactgccatctgcaacctatctgaggtagcgctcttcgcctttgtgattgaggcgttgtagcactccctggcttccctctggtttcccaacacgcgtcctacccccgcgtctgttgggaacttcatggccaagtgccacatagagatgacggcccgtagatcaaccaatataggccttccaataacgacattgtacgccgagggacaatcgaccactacaaaagtggcgagtaatgtccttgttgcaggcactGTACCcatcgttactgggagtttgatcaatccggcgggggcgagtccttctctagAGAAGtcatatatcgtttggttgcagggctccaagtccttaacggacaatttcatgcgttccagtgttgatttatacaggatattcactaaacttcctgtatcgaccagtactcttttcaccatcatgttggccatctggatgtccacgaccagcggatcggaatgtgggaacctaacgtgttgggcgtcgccattagagaaggttatctcaccttcctctgaccgagccttttttggtgcacggtcctccacagtcatcatttcgatgtcctggtcatggcgcagagtccgagcatatcgttccctggcctttctgctatttcccgcgaggtgcgggcctccacagatggttaagagtgttccagtcacggggggcaggctgtaagggtggcgagcgttggcgcgtgggcgcttgctcgttgccacccggagcttctcgtagggaatttcccgaggcccgtacgtatcttctcaagtgtccttgtctaataaggaactcaatttcgtctttcaactggttgcattcattagtgtcatgtccgtagttgttatgataacgacagaacttggtagtgtctctcttcgaaatatccttccgaatggggccaggttttttgtaaggcacactagaacttgtggcctgataaacctctccccgagactcaacgaggg
The Humulus lupulus chromosome 6, drHumLupu1.1, whole genome shotgun sequence DNA segment above includes these coding regions:
- the LOC133782141 gene encoding protein EMBRYO SAC DEVELOPMENT ARREST 30, which encodes MVFKSKIKWIALFVLVLSFVSLIRHLSIARSSSVDMVQYSALAGFRDDFAPILGRQKYRNKKLWGVVKSLQSLQPYANPRSNYAVPNKQSNGFIYAKVFGGFANIRSSICDLVIISRLLNATLVIPEIQETTRSKGVSNKFKSFSYLYDEEQFIASLTNDILIVKSLPENLKAARRKNAFPTFKPKTSATPKFYLKEVLPALKKAKVIGLVITDGGCLQSILPSGMSEFQRLRCRVSFHALQFRPEIRELGHLMVDRLRAWGQPFLVFHPGLIRDTLAYNGCAELFQDVHTELIQYRRAQMIKRGIVNEELRIDSHMRRENGSCPLMPEEVGILLRAMGYPPKTIVYLAGSEIFGGQRVLIPLRAMFANLVDRTSLCTKTELSDLVGPETPLPLDHFQSPPAKKSEEQKEEWKKAGPRPRPLPPPPDRPIYRHEKEGWYGWITETEREPDPSLVDLRMQAHRLLWDALDYIVSVEADAFFPGFNNDASGWPDFSSLVMGHRLYEVASSRTYRPDRKILAELLNVTRDNLYHPKHNWTLVVQEHLNKSLGEEGLIRQSLLSKSASFISHPLPECSCRIASAETSNIVRGEDGRVLYDGEEECPKWMQHDEDIVSESLAEEEEKTDEDELPEYESNLVEQPESNSSGNTNTSLLFDQDEEMDPND